Proteins encoded by one window of Mycoplasma capricolum subsp. capricolum ATCC 27343:
- a CDS encoding MAG2960 family serine endopeptidase lipoprotein, whose amino-acid sequence MNKISNKLKLFFLTSAVIFPSILTISCNSITNNKPTQQDQNTNNKDQNQQDNSNNSSNGQINDQTNHINETKLFNSHFIDINELQTLTPYQIHRKTKDYIESEKEFNNFLKTNNIDFTINENKEHNQKYWEFVSKLGEYGNIGDTKLNRTKFYNPNIPLSYSIKQQKLEQLKEEEIKDLTSKEFDFTNLIKNNPFGFLPSNLSQLFSYATFKSLEKLFNIKDITFLKSRHDDITGIFELLINTKNKKYYYKVTKQTNLFLKTNEDFFKYIHERSFQLEINVKQWVIERDEKTFEEIKRLNFANASGTAWIIDRIKNDDKDNYELLLATNIHVFNLRNTFDKSIFNNKLEDNKWKQFPVGFYDGKDTTSSEDNRKMAIYLKANRTEKIDSKNGLVESDVDKEKSIEAFEIYSQYLVAPYYIPRYSTDHIFFKDINKKSKYFDDNDYLSKTNNSGADFVTLRLKIQKNKLEKLLPSLAEVIEKDQEKDWYIKFKNSKFSPLQTQFYAGYPKHWNPFIRKTQFRGLKSEGGIISTQRKILEDIYFRDIWLKYNEQKNKEYNAINENYKKYEKPFIDNEHGMNLTIADQFSTLYTNVPFGQIALKQGASGSMVIDSSFNVIGILNTEVEDTRASKYISIPLFEYQGQKISLPVRVQTNGVILFNSLSNDYLNKDNKEPKIIDDLIEKLKEDKLKTINLNP is encoded by the coding sequence ATGAACAAAATCAGCAACAAACTAAAATTATTTTTTCTTACAAGTGCTGTTATTTTTCCTAGTATTTTAACAATATCTTGTAATTCAATTACTAATAACAAACCTACTCAACAAGATCAAAATACAAATAATAAAGATCAAAATCAGCAAGATAATTCAAATAATAGTTCAAATGGCCAAATAAATGATCAAACAAATCATATAAATGAAACTAAATTATTTAACTCTCATTTTATAGATATTAACGAGCTACAAACTTTAACACCATATCAAATTCATAGAAAAACTAAAGATTATATTGAATCTGAAAAAGAATTTAATAACTTTTTAAAAACTAATAATATTGACTTTACTATTAATGAAAATAAAGAACATAATCAAAAATACTGAGAGTTTGTTTCTAAATTAGGAGAATATGGAAATATTGGAGATACTAAATTAAATAGAACTAAATTTTATAATCCAAATATTCCTTTATCTTATTCAATAAAACAACAAAAATTAGAACAACTAAAAGAAGAAGAAATTAAAGATCTAACTTCTAAAGAGTTTGACTTTACTAATTTAATTAAAAATAATCCTTTTGGTTTTTTACCATCAAATTTAAGTCAATTATTTTCTTATGCAACTTTTAAATCATTAGAAAAACTTTTTAATATAAAAGATATTACTTTTTTAAAATCTAGACATGATGATATTACAGGTATTTTTGAATTATTAATTAATACAAAAAATAAAAAATATTATTATAAAGTAACTAAACAAACAAATTTATTTTTAAAAACAAATGAAGACTTTTTTAAATATATTCATGAACGTAGCTTTCAATTAGAAATTAATGTTAAACAATGAGTCATTGAAAGAGATGAAAAAACTTTTGAAGAAATTAAAAGATTAAACTTTGCTAACGCTTCTGGAACAGCTTGAATTATAGATAGAATTAAAAATGACGATAAAGATAATTATGAACTTTTATTAGCTACAAATATTCATGTTTTTAATTTGAGAAATACTTTTGATAAAAGTATTTTTAACAATAAATTAGAAGATAATAAATGAAAACAATTTCCTGTTGGATTTTATGATGGAAAAGACACAACAAGTAGTGAAGATAATAGAAAAATGGCAATTTATTTAAAAGCAAATAGAACAGAAAAAATAGATAGTAAAAATGGCTTGGTTGAAAGTGATGTTGACAAAGAAAAATCTATTGAAGCTTTTGAAATTTATTCACAATATTTAGTAGCACCTTATTATATACCTAGATATAGTACTGATCATATTTTTTTTAAAGACATAAATAAAAAAAGTAAATATTTTGATGATAATGACTATTTATCAAAAACAAATAATTCTGGTGCTGACTTTGTAACTTTACGTTTAAAAATTCAAAAAAATAAATTAGAAAAACTTCTACCAAGTTTGGCTGAAGTTATTGAAAAAGATCAAGAAAAGGATTGATATATTAAGTTTAAAAATTCTAAATTTAGTCCTTTACAAACTCAGTTTTATGCAGGTTATCCTAAGCATTGAAACCCATTTATTAGAAAAACTCAATTTAGAGGTCTTAAATCAGAAGGTGGAATAATTTCAACTCAAAGAAAAATTTTAGAAGATATTTACTTTAGAGATATTTGACTAAAATATAATGAGCAAAAAAATAAAGAATATAATGCAATAAATGAGAATTATAAAAAATATGAAAAACCATTTATTGATAATGAGCATGGTATGAATTTAACTATTGCTGATCAATTTTCAACATTATATACAAATGTTCCTTTTGGTCAAATTGCACTAAAACAAGGTGCGTCTGGATCTATGGTTATTGATTCATCTTTTAATGTTATTGGAATTTTAAATACAGAAGTTGAAGATACTAGAGCAAGTAAATATATTTCAATTCCTTTATTTGAATATCAAGGCCAAAAAATTAGCTTACCAGTACGTGTTCAAACTAATGGAGTTATTTTATTTAATTCTTTAAGTAATGATTATTTAAATAAAGATAATAAAGAGCCTAAAATAATTGATGATCTAATAGAAAAGTTAAAAGAAGATAAACTTAAAACTATTAATTTAAATCCTTAA
- a CDS encoding alpha/beta fold hydrolase, which produces MKTEIISTKDNKKIVLYKWDEVIRPLAVIQLVHGSCEHLKRYEDFAKEMNQNNVIVVGIDQRGHGQTSVLNNELGYFNKTKGWECLIEDQLLVNQYIKTNYINLPIYMLGHSMGSFVARSYAIKYSDTIKGLILSGTNQTNSFVLISALLLTSLTSLFIKEKQPNKIIWNISYKTLNKKFKTNNANGVEWLTRDKNIQNQFLNDKLCGFVFSSSAFKDMFKGMLFNLKSKNLKKMNKNLRILLLTGSDDPVSHFSKDAVKFSNKLNKLDYSYQLIIYPNFRHEILNELDKNLVIRDILKFM; this is translated from the coding sequence ATGAAAACAGAAATTATTAGCACTAAAGACAATAAAAAAATAGTTTTGTATAAATGAGATGAGGTTATAAGACCACTAGCTGTAATTCAACTAGTTCACGGTAGTTGTGAACATTTAAAAAGATATGAAGATTTTGCAAAAGAAATGAATCAAAACAACGTAATAGTAGTTGGAATTGATCAAAGAGGTCATGGACAAACTAGTGTTTTAAACAATGAACTTGGGTATTTTAATAAAACTAAAGGTTGAGAATGTTTAATTGAAGATCAATTACTAGTTAATCAATACATTAAAACCAATTATATTAATTTACCTATTTATATGCTTGGTCATTCAATGGGAAGTTTTGTAGCTAGAAGTTATGCTATTAAATATTCAGATACTATTAAAGGGTTAATATTAAGTGGAACTAATCAAACTAATAGTTTTGTTTTAATTTCAGCTTTACTTTTAACAAGTTTAACTTCTTTATTTATAAAAGAAAAACAACCAAATAAAATTATTTGAAATATTAGTTATAAGACATTAAATAAAAAATTTAAAACTAATAATGCAAATGGAGTTGAATGATTAACTAGAGATAAAAATATCCAAAATCAATTTTTAAATGATAAGTTATGTGGATTTGTATTCAGTAGTAGCGCTTTTAAAGATATGTTTAAAGGAATGTTGTTTAATTTAAAATCTAAAAACTTAAAGAAAATGAATAAAAATTTAAGAATTTTATTATTAACTGGTAGTGATGATCCTGTAAGTCATTTTAGTAAAGATGCAGTTAAGTTTAGTAATAAATTAAATAAATTAGACTATAGTTATCAATTAATTATTTATCCAAATTTTAGACATGAAATTTTAAATGAATTAGATAAAAACTTGGTGATAAGAGATATTTTAAAATTTATGTAA
- a CDS encoding helix-turn-helix domain-containing protein, giving the protein MLPKDLDFKLQIIEEHKKGASVKSLASKYDIGIWTIRDWIHQYNMFAEQGISKSVVHTKYDPEFKLHVINHKKEYNLSYPETIKLFSIKNSSTVALWEKQFKEKGIQGLSNQIGRPKNSANSYKQLFLQLEEKNADLEQQIDELKQQLNIKDTK; this is encoded by the coding sequence ATGCTGCCAAAAGACCTTGATTTTAAGCTACAAATTATAGAAGAACATAAAAAAGGAGCTTCAGTTAAATCTTTAGCAAGTAAATATGATATTGGTATATGAACAATCAGAGATTGAATTCATCAATATAATATGTTTGCCGAACAGGGAATTAGTAAAAGTGTAGTTCATACTAAATATGATCCAGAGTTTAAACTACATGTTATTAACCATAAAAAAGAATATAACTTAAGTTATCCAGAAACTATAAAACTATTTAGTATTAAAAATTCTTCAACTGTTGCTTTGTGAGAAAAACAGTTTAAAGAAAAAGGAATACAAGGATTAAGTAATCAGATCGGCAGACCAAAAAACAGTGCTAATTCTTATAAACAGCTCTTTTTACAATTAGAAGAAAAAAATGCTGATTTAGAACAGCAAATTGATGAACTAAAACAGCAATTAAATATAAAAGATACAAAATAA
- a CDS encoding purine-nucleoside phosphorylase produces the protein MHIDKNADIASVVLIAGDPRRTKWACENLLTDYKLVSDVRNAFVYTGYYKNHKVSFATSGMGQPSIAIYVHELFNDHNVNTIIRVGTCGTYNNDIKIGTVIEAKNAFSEVNIFEPNKTGWQKNQPSLDLNIGLKANVHCSDVFYRLSKLDIKEHNLDVVDMESFALFYLANHFNKKAATILTVSDNLNDHSNDLTAKQREIATLKMYQDVLEKLFTN, from the coding sequence ATGCATATTGATAAGAATGCCGATATTGCTAGTGTTGTACTAATTGCAGGAGATCCTAGAAGAACTAAGTGAGCTTGTGAAAACTTATTAACTGATTATAAATTAGTAAGTGATGTAAGAAATGCTTTTGTTTACACTGGTTATTATAAAAATCATAAAGTTAGTTTTGCTACAAGCGGAATGGGCCAACCTTCAATTGCTATTTATGTTCATGAGTTATTTAATGATCATAATGTTAATACTATTATTAGAGTTGGAACTTGTGGAACATATAATAACGATATTAAAATAGGAACTGTAATTGAAGCAAAAAATGCTTTTAGTGAAGTAAATATTTTTGAACCAAATAAAACAGGATGACAAAAAAATCAACCTAGTTTAGATCTAAATATTGGTTTAAAAGCAAATGTTCACTGTAGTGATGTGTTTTACAGATTATCTAAATTAGATATAAAAGAACATAATTTAGATGTTGTTGATATGGAAAGTTTTGCTTTATTTTATTTAGCAAATCATTTTAATAAAAAAGCAGCTACTATTTTAACTGTTTCAGATAACTTAAATGACCATTCAAATGACTTAACTGCAAAACAAAGAGAAATAGCTACACTAAAAATGTATCAAGATGTTTTAGAAAAATTATTTACAAATTAA
- a CDS encoding DeoR/GlpR family DNA-binding transcription regulator produces the protein MIKEQRYKEILKKLEINELLSLDFLSTDLNIPLTTLRRDLKELEQRHKVIRTHGGVQLNKSNLIVEDYLDNKINLNIQAKQQIAIKALKKIKPKTCIFLDSGSTTYYLAKILDPNLDLKIVTNSILNVQELSKNNHQNIYLLGGKYQVVTSSILGYQAVNDLKNYSFDLSFIGINAVDEQNNIYTTSDDHAQLKIQVIKNSNKSYGLVDQSKKHSKSFYKFATNLELELIED, from the coding sequence ATGATTAAAGAACAAAGATATAAAGAGATTTTAAAAAAATTAGAAATAAATGAATTGCTTTCTTTAGATTTTCTATCAACTGATTTAAATATTCCCTTAACTACTTTAAGAAGAGATCTTAAAGAACTAGAACAAAGACATAAAGTTATTAGAACGCATGGAGGAGTACAACTTAATAAAAGTAATTTAATTGTTGAAGACTATTTAGATAATAAGATCAATTTAAATATCCAAGCTAAACAACAAATTGCTATTAAAGCTCTTAAAAAAATAAAGCCTAAAACTTGTATTTTTTTAGATTCAGGCTCAACAACTTATTATTTAGCAAAAATCTTAGATCCCAATTTAGATTTAAAAATCGTTACTAATTCAATTTTAAATGTTCAAGAATTAAGTAAAAATAATCATCAAAATATTTATTTATTAGGTGGAAAGTATCAAGTGGTTACTAGTTCTATTTTAGGCTATCAAGCAGTCAATGATTTAAAAAACTATTCTTTTGATTTAAGTTTTATTGGCATTAATGCAGTTGATGAACAAAATAATATTTATACAACTAGTGATGATCATGCTCAATTAAAAATTCAAGTGATTAAAAATTCAAATAAAAGTTATGGATTAGTTGATCAATCTAAAAAACATTCTAAATCATTTTATAAATTTGCTACAAACTTAGAATTAGAACTAATTGAAGATTAA
- a CDS encoding 1-phosphofructokinase has translation MIYTITLNPAIDCVIETNQIDFNNTNYYSNSYSLIGGKGINVAIILNNLKNDVISTGFLGKNNANQFLNKFLELNLKNHFFLYNGVTRTNFKIKNLNTFDEIELNGVGCDLKLSYLNKLLKYLKDNLKENDIVIASGSANKSFNDNVYQIIGDLVNKKQALFILDTSKKYLLEGLKAKPFLIKPNISELFAVFNEPISYEFDLIYKKIKQLQSLGARNILLSMASKGSYYFSESNDIYKIGVGQGKLVYSIGAGDSMLAGFIHGLNQQLDIIKTLKYAASCGSSTAFSKWLATKKEINKQLKNIKVKKIER, from the coding sequence ATGATTTATACAATTACTTTAAACCCTGCTATTGATTGTGTAATTGAAACTAATCAAATAGATTTTAATAATACTAATTATTATTCAAATAGTTATTCATTAATTGGTGGTAAGGGAATTAATGTAGCAATTATTTTAAATAATTTAAAAAATGATGTTATAAGTACAGGTTTTTTAGGTAAGAATAATGCTAATCAATTTTTAAATAAGTTTTTAGAATTGAATTTAAAAAATCATTTCTTTTTATACAATGGTGTAACTAGAACTAATTTTAAGATTAAAAATTTAAATACTTTTGATGAAATAGAGCTAAACGGTGTTGGGTGCGATCTTAAACTAAGTTATTTAAATAAGCTTTTAAAATATCTTAAAGATAATTTAAAAGAAAATGATATTGTTATAGCTAGTGGAAGTGCTAACAAATCATTTAATGATAATGTTTATCAAATTATAGGTGATCTTGTTAATAAAAAACAAGCTTTGTTTATTTTAGATACTTCTAAAAAATATCTTTTAGAAGGTTTAAAAGCAAAACCTTTTTTAATCAAACCAAACATTAGTGAATTATTTGCAGTTTTTAATGAACCTATTAGTTATGAATTTGATCTAATTTATAAAAAAATCAAACAACTACAAAGTTTAGGAGCTAGAAATATTTTATTAAGTATGGCAAGTAAGGGAAGTTATTATTTTTCAGAAAGCAATGATATTTATAAAATAGGAGTTGGTCAAGGAAAACTAGTTTATTCAATTGGAGCTGGTGATTCAATGTTGGCTGGATTTATTCATGGATTAAATCAACAATTAGATATTATAAAAACTTTAAAATATGCTGCTAGTTGCGGTTCAAGTACTGCTTTTAGTAAATGACTAGCAACAAAAAAAGAAATTAATAAACAATTAAAAAATATTAAAGTTAAAAAAATAGAAAGGTAG
- a CDS encoding PTS fructose transporter subunit IIABC — protein sequence MQIKDLFNQNTSFFKQEFKTKTQIIDFLVSKLFEQKIISKKTVVLNAIKTREKLESTAIGDGIAIPHALNEAVLKPTVCFMSLKNPIKWNNDDNQLVDLIFMIVTNDQNGNDHMDAIAGLSSKFLDSNVLNKLREIENFIQLVEIFNDKKELKEEQTNKNEFFDVVGITACPTGIAHTYLASDKLTEYAKSLNLSSKIETQGRRGIENQLTDEDIKNAKVIILAHDKAIEGMSRFNNCKVIDTSTKDAIYNGKELISNFDKHPKLKEIKNIKADDSNIGELSLKKFKDFKGNLLGGVSRMLPFVVAGGIILGIAFLLDFITGNGNAKGDFGTVNKVSGWFAAAGKTAMMMMVPILGGYIAYAIVGPQGLMPGVVAGLLADNTGGFAYGTIGSWSGLWKRILPDHLPTSSGFIGAMVGGYLAAFIVFGLTIGMQKFKKPFHGVRDIVFIPILSLLGISLTMFVLNIPLGYLLYGIQLGLTYMAKNNLLIILGAIIGLMMCVDMGGPINKIAYVLGTASVSGSFGKEAIFTNIMAASMAGGMIPPLGIALCTVLFKKVWTSKERDAAKANWLMGSFFISEGAIPFMVTDPKRISVSALSGGFVTGLLVGAFKITLPAPHGGIFVFPLLNSELFTQHSVAKGMGIALFILAILIGTLVMTLILGFWKKVDISKGHLQLVQA from the coding sequence ATGCAAATAAAAGATTTATTTAATCAAAATACTTCTTTTTTTAAACAAGAATTTAAAACAAAAACACAGATAATTGATTTTTTAGTTTCAAAATTGTTTGAACAAAAAATTATTAGTAAAAAAACTGTAGTTTTAAATGCAATTAAGACTAGAGAAAAATTAGAGTCAACTGCAATTGGTGATGGTATTGCTATTCCGCACGCATTAAATGAAGCAGTATTAAAACCAACAGTTTGTTTTATGAGTTTAAAAAACCCAATAAAATGAAATAATGATGATAACCAATTAGTTGATTTAATTTTTATGATAGTAACAAATGATCAAAATGGTAATGATCATATGGATGCAATTGCAGGTCTTTCATCTAAATTTTTAGATTCTAATGTTTTAAATAAATTAAGAGAAATTGAAAATTTTATACAATTAGTAGAAATTTTTAATGATAAAAAAGAATTAAAAGAAGAACAAACCAATAAAAATGAATTTTTTGATGTTGTTGGAATAACTGCTTGTCCTACAGGAATTGCTCATACATATCTAGCTAGTGATAAGTTAACTGAATATGCAAAAAGTTTAAATCTAAGCAGTAAGATTGAAACACAAGGAAGAAGAGGGATTGAAAATCAGTTAACTGATGAAGATATTAAAAATGCTAAAGTGATTATTTTAGCTCATGATAAAGCAATTGAAGGAATGTCTAGATTTAATAATTGTAAAGTTATTGACACAAGTACAAAAGATGCAATTTATAATGGAAAAGAATTAATTTCTAACTTTGATAAACATCCTAAATTAAAAGAAATTAAAAATATTAAAGCTGATGATTCAAATATTGGAGAATTAAGTTTAAAAAAATTTAAAGACTTTAAGGGTAATTTATTAGGTGGAGTTTCTAGAATGCTACCTTTTGTTGTAGCTGGTGGAATTATTTTAGGGATTGCTTTTTTATTAGATTTTATTACTGGTAATGGTAATGCTAAAGGTGATTTTGGAACAGTTAATAAAGTTTCTGGTTGATTTGCAGCTGCTGGAAAAACTGCAATGATGATGATGGTCCCAATACTTGGTGGTTATATTGCCTATGCAATTGTAGGACCACAAGGATTAATGCCTGGTGTTGTAGCTGGATTACTAGCAGATAACACAGGTGGTTTTGCATATGGAACTATAGGTTCTTGATCTGGATTATGAAAAAGAATTCTACCAGATCATTTACCAACTAGTTCAGGATTCATTGGTGCTATGGTTGGTGGTTATTTAGCTGCTTTTATTGTTTTTGGTCTAACTATAGGAATGCAAAAATTTAAAAAACCGTTTCATGGTGTGAGAGATATAGTATTTATTCCAATTTTATCTTTATTAGGAATTTCTTTAACTATGTTTGTGTTAAATATACCACTTGGATATTTACTATATGGAATTCAATTAGGCTTAACTTATATGGCTAAAAATAATTTATTAATTATTTTAGGAGCTATTATAGGGTTAATGATGTGTGTTGATATGGGTGGTCCTATTAATAAAATTGCTTATGTTTTAGGAACAGCTTCAGTATCAGGGTCATTTGGAAAAGAAGCTATATTTACTAATATCATGGCTGCTTCAATGGCAGGAGGAATGATCCCACCTTTAGGTATTGCTTTATGTACAGTTTTATTTAAAAAAGTTTGAACTTCAAAAGAAAGAGATGCTGCAAAAGCAAATTGATTAATGGGTTCATTTTTCATAAGTGAGGGGGCTATTCCATTTATGGTAACTGACCCAAAACGTATTTCAGTTTCAGCTTTAAGTGGTGGATTTGTTACAGGGTTATTAGTTGGTGCATTTAAAATTACCTTACCAGCTCCACATGGAGGAATATTTGTATTTCCTTTATTAAATTCAGAATTATTTACTCAACATAGTGTTGCTAAAGGTATGGGTATAGCTTTATTTATACTAGCTATTTTAATAGGAACACTTGTAATGACATTAATATTAGGGTTCTGAAAAAAAGTAGATATTTCTAAAGGGCATTTACAATTAGTTCAAGCTTAA
- a CDS encoding sigma-70 family RNA polymerase sigma factor — MEPIKHFLNKDLSKLSLEEKTNLFVLLLPPINFAIKKVMSKFHSLPLEHSDLLSYAWIAFDNLLKVYQVKKIRKKFVWSVIDAVSWKCTDVCTKYMNNRHKVLNMSVSTSSIKREIIENIKDENYQNNGMPIQEIVDTYFENSNEKLAKQVFEMYLNNCSNKEICKKLDLSRNKFKKILKTTIDDLRNIIRPLLD, encoded by the coding sequence ATGGAACCTATTAAACATTTCCTAAATAAAGATTTATCTAAACTAAGTTTAGAAGAAAAGACAAATTTATTTGTTCTGTTATTACCCCCTATTAATTTTGCTATAAAAAAAGTAATGTCTAAATTTCATTCATTGCCTTTAGAACATTCTGATTTGTTAAGCTATGCATGAATAGCATTTGATAATCTTTTAAAAGTTTATCAGGTCAAAAAGATTAGAAAAAAATTTGTTTGGTCTGTTATTGATGCTGTTAGTTGAAAATGTACTGACGTATGTACTAAATATATGAATAATAGACATAAGGTTTTAAATATGAGTGTCTCTACTTCTAGTATTAAAAGAGAAATTATTGAAAATATAAAAGATGAAAATTATCAAAATAATGGTATGCCAATACAAGAAATAGTAGACACATATTTTGAAAATTCAAATGAAAAATTGGCAAAACAAGTATTTGAAATGTATTTAAATAATTGCTCTAACAAGGAGATATGTAAAAAACTTGATTTATCAAGAAATAAATTTAAAAAAATTTTAAAAACAACTATTGATGATTTAAGAAATATTATTAGACCTTTGCTTGATTAA